One Glaciihabitans arcticus DNA window includes the following coding sequences:
- the serS gene encoding serine--tRNA ligase: MIDPQLLRDNPDLLRRSQEARGSSVSLVDDAIAADVQRRSSIQRFEKLRAEQNAFGRTVATAPKEAKKALVLQAQALAAQVKEAQQLSIDAETEFVTLAGAIQNPIIEGVPAGGEENFVTLREVGEKATFDFEPRDHAELGELLGAIDITRGVKVSGSRFYFLKGVGARLEIALMNMALDKALSEDFVPLITPTLVRPEIMAGTGFLGEHADEIYYLPADDLYLTGTSEVALAGFHSDEIIDVEKAPLRYAGWSTCYRREAGSAGKDNRGILRVHQFNKLEMFSYVLPENAEAEHDRLVSFQEAMLQACELSYRVIDVAAGDLGSSAARKYDIEAWVPTQGAYRELTSTSNCTTYQARRLDIRHRGEAGKTTPVATLNGTLATTRWIVAILETHQQADGSVRIPKALQPYLGGLETFEPVA; encoded by the coding sequence ATTGCTGCGCGACAACCCCGACCTGCTCCGACGCTCACAGGAGGCACGCGGTTCGTCCGTCTCTCTCGTCGATGACGCGATCGCGGCAGACGTTCAGCGGCGGTCCTCCATCCAGCGTTTCGAGAAGCTGCGCGCCGAGCAGAACGCCTTCGGGCGCACGGTCGCGACCGCTCCGAAGGAGGCCAAGAAGGCCCTCGTGCTGCAGGCCCAGGCGCTCGCCGCACAGGTCAAGGAAGCCCAGCAGCTGTCGATAGACGCCGAGACCGAGTTCGTCACGCTGGCCGGAGCTATCCAGAACCCGATCATCGAGGGAGTTCCCGCCGGCGGCGAGGAGAACTTCGTCACCCTGCGCGAGGTGGGAGAGAAGGCGACCTTCGACTTCGAGCCCCGCGATCACGCCGAGCTCGGCGAGCTGCTCGGTGCCATCGACATCACCCGCGGCGTGAAGGTGAGCGGCAGCCGCTTCTACTTCCTCAAGGGTGTCGGCGCGCGCCTCGAGATCGCGCTGATGAACATGGCGCTCGACAAGGCACTGAGCGAGGACTTCGTTCCGCTCATCACCCCGACGCTCGTGCGCCCCGAGATCATGGCGGGCACCGGGTTCCTCGGTGAGCACGCCGACGAGATCTACTACCTGCCCGCCGACGACCTCTACCTGACCGGCACGAGCGAGGTCGCGCTCGCCGGGTTCCACTCCGACGAGATCATCGACGTGGAGAAGGCGCCGCTGCGCTACGCCGGCTGGTCGACCTGCTACCGCCGCGAGGCGGGCTCAGCAGGCAAGGACAACCGCGGCATCCTGCGTGTGCACCAGTTCAACAAGCTGGAGATGTTCAGCTACGTGCTGCCCGAGAACGCCGAGGCCGAGCACGACCGCCTCGTCAGCTTCCAGGAGGCGATGCTGCAGGCGTGCGAGCTCAGCTACCGCGTGATCGACGTCGCCGCCGGTGACCTCGGGTCGAGCGCGGCCCGCAAGTACGACATCGAGGCCTGGGTTCCGACCCAGGGCGCCTACCGCGAGCTCACGAGCACCAGCAACTGCACGACCTACCAGGCGCGCCGACTCGACATCCGCCATCGCGGTGAAGCGGGCAAGACCACGCCGGTTGCCACGCTCAATGGCACACTCGCCACCACGCGCTGGATAGTCGCCATTCTGGAGACGCACCAGCAGGCGGATGGCTCAGTACGCATCCCGAAGGCACTGCAGCCCTACCTGGGCGGCCTCGAAACCTTCGAGCCCGTCGCGTGA
- a CDS encoding HAD family hydrolase: MSADRLLIALDIDGTVLHEDGTLSEAVIAEVQRVRDLGHEVMIATGRSVAMTLPILERLSITPQYVVCSNGAITLGRDAGAPTGYSRAFVESFDPSEVLTTIKASLADANYAVEDETGLYRYTGWFPDGTLGASSEKVEFEQLSAHRATRVVVISPDHQMEDFLAVVERMGLHRVSYNVGWTAWLDIAPDGVNKATALERVRSLLDIPRSSVIAVGDGRNDIEMLEWASVEGRGVSMGQAPDEVTAAANESTGTDLDDGVATLFASL; this comes from the coding sequence GTGAGCGCCGATCGCCTGCTGATCGCGCTCGATATCGACGGCACCGTGCTGCACGAGGACGGGACCCTGAGCGAGGCCGTCATCGCCGAGGTGCAGCGCGTGCGCGACCTCGGCCACGAGGTCATGATCGCCACCGGACGCTCGGTCGCGATGACCCTGCCGATCCTCGAACGCCTCTCGATCACCCCGCAGTACGTGGTGTGCTCGAACGGCGCCATCACGCTCGGTCGTGATGCGGGTGCGCCCACCGGATACTCACGCGCCTTCGTCGAGAGCTTCGATCCGAGCGAGGTGCTCACCACGATCAAGGCGAGCCTCGCCGACGCGAACTACGCGGTCGAAGACGAGACCGGCCTGTACCGCTACACCGGCTGGTTTCCGGATGGCACGCTCGGCGCGTCCAGCGAGAAGGTCGAGTTCGAGCAGCTCTCCGCGCATCGCGCCACTCGCGTTGTGGTGATCTCTCCCGATCACCAGATGGAGGATTTTCTCGCCGTCGTCGAGCGAATGGGCCTGCATCGCGTGAGCTACAACGTCGGCTGGACGGCCTGGCTCGACATCGCCCCGGACGGCGTGAACAAGGCGACCGCGCTCGAGCGCGTGCGCAGCCTGCTCGACATCCCGCGCTCATCGGTGATCGCGGTCGGCGACGGACGCAACGACATCGAGATGCTGGAGTGGGCATCGGTCGAGGGGCGCGGTGTCTCAATGGGCCAGGCGCCCGACGAGGTGACCGCCGCGGCCAACGAGTCGACGGGCACCGATCTCGACGACGGTGTAGCAACTCTCTTCGCATCGCTGTAG
- a CDS encoding LCP family protein — protein sequence MSELRPRSDRSVVKTTGIARHGRLRKAGPWGAILAFLGASVVVVLVSGAALAGIVVNQLNNNLKPGVELVQPTDAPPPSVGAYPGGFNMLIVGSDKCEEDDGCSGRGSANLNDVTMLLHVSADGTNATAVSFPRDLVVPYPSCPRVDKDGNQTGAMSSPMTGRPINETLYYGGLACTVLTVEALTGLKIQFAGLITFNGVIKMSNAVGGVPVCFAGPVKDDKTGLDMAAGTHTLKGWQALAFLRSRHGVGDGSDLTRISSQQVFLSSLVRTLKSKDTLGDPLKVYALAQAATSSMELSSGLRQLDNMLSIAAKLKDIPLEAVTFVQFPGVTGQGGIYQGKVAPVQYKVDQLFSKIRADEPFALASVGDGNGSVVDPNAEPVTPDPAATGAPLEKLNISGQTAADATCSNPF from the coding sequence ATGAGCGAACTCCGCCCACGTTCGGACAGATCAGTAGTCAAGACGACCGGCATAGCCCGCCACGGTCGCCTGCGTAAGGCCGGCCCCTGGGGTGCCATCCTCGCGTTCCTCGGAGCCAGCGTCGTCGTTGTCCTCGTCAGCGGTGCCGCCCTCGCCGGCATCGTCGTCAACCAGCTCAATAACAACCTCAAGCCCGGTGTCGAGCTCGTTCAGCCCACCGACGCACCACCGCCCAGCGTCGGCGCCTACCCCGGTGGATTCAACATGCTCATCGTCGGCAGCGACAAGTGCGAGGAGGATGACGGCTGCAGCGGTCGCGGCTCCGCCAACCTCAACGACGTGACCATGCTCCTGCACGTGTCCGCGGATGGCACCAACGCAACGGCCGTCAGTTTCCCGCGCGACCTCGTCGTCCCCTACCCCTCCTGCCCGCGCGTCGACAAGGACGGCAACCAGACCGGAGCCATGAGCTCCCCGATGACCGGTCGCCCCATCAACGAGACCCTCTACTACGGCGGACTCGCGTGCACCGTGCTCACGGTCGAGGCGCTGACCGGACTCAAGATCCAGTTCGCCGGCCTGATCACCTTCAACGGTGTCATCAAGATGTCCAACGCCGTTGGCGGTGTGCCCGTCTGCTTCGCCGGACCGGTCAAGGATGACAAGACCGGCCTCGACATGGCAGCGGGTACTCATACCCTCAAGGGCTGGCAGGCACTCGCCTTCCTGCGTTCGCGCCACGGTGTCGGCGACGGAAGCGACCTGACCCGCATCAGCTCGCAGCAGGTCTTCCTTTCGTCGTTGGTCCGCACGCTCAAGAGCAAGGACACCCTGGGCGACCCGCTCAAGGTGTACGCGCTCGCCCAGGCCGCGACCTCGTCGATGGAACTGTCGAGCGGTCTCCGTCAGCTCGACAACATGCTGTCCATAGCTGCGAAGCTCAAGGACATCCCGCTCGAGGCTGTCACCTTCGTCCAGTTCCCCGGCGTCACCGGCCAGGGCGGCATCTACCAGGGCAAGGTCGCGCCCGTGCAGTACAAGGTCGACCAGCTGTTCTCGAAGATCCGCGCGGACGAGCCGTTTGCGCTCGCCTCTGTGGGCGACGGCAACGGCTCGGTCGTTGACCCGAACGCCGAGCCCGTAACTCCGGACCCCGCGGCGACGGGCGCTCCGCTCGAAAAGCTGAACATCTCGGGCCAGACCGCTGCGGACGCGACCTGTTCCAACCCGTTCTGA
- a CDS encoding cysteine hydrolase family protein, with protein MTVTTIDARTALIVVDLQAGTVGNPTVHPIADVVANAASVIAEFRKRKLPVVIATIDGTGPGRAEFGRCASEWPAELVTLVPEVTVEEGDMLMTRRAWSAFSSTNLQQQLNNAGVTQVVIVGLATSFGIEPTARDAYDAGFNVRCSARRARPPRSSRCSASVWKKG; from the coding sequence ATGACCGTCACCACCATCGACGCGCGCACGGCACTCATCGTCGTCGACCTGCAGGCCGGCACGGTCGGCAACCCGACGGTGCACCCGATCGCCGACGTGGTCGCGAACGCGGCTTCGGTGATCGCCGAGTTCCGGAAGCGCAAGCTGCCGGTCGTCATCGCGACCATCGACGGCACCGGACCGGGACGCGCGGAGTTCGGCCGCTGCGCATCCGAATGGCCCGCCGAACTGGTGACGCTGGTGCCCGAGGTCACCGTCGAGGAGGGCGACATGCTCATGACGCGTCGTGCCTGGAGCGCGTTCAGCTCAACCAACCTGCAGCAGCAGCTGAACAATGCGGGGGTCACCCAGGTCGTCATCGTGGGCTTGGCAACGAGCTTCGGCATCGAGCCCACGGCACGTGACGCCTACGACGCCGGCTTCAATGTCCGATGCTCGGCGAGACGGGCACGGCCGCCGAGGTCGTCGCGCTGCTCGGCTAGCGTCTGGAAAAAGGGATGA
- a CDS encoding DUF6624 domain-containing protein, with translation MKRLSVLLAVALLTGCAAQPEAPGGTEAPTSTPVAFDEELHDELLAMLERDQAGRTGGVDNEGDQARTNRLKEILDEHGWPTFDLVGEDGEDAAWAIAQHSDLQPQVQAEALALLEVAVERGQASPGNLAYLTDRVAVGAGKQQSYGTQVGCGPNGPEPATPIKDADNVEARRAAADLESLADYLEEMAAICAED, from the coding sequence ATGAAACGGCTCTCCGTACTGCTCGCAGTCGCGTTGCTCACGGGCTGCGCCGCGCAGCCTGAGGCACCGGGGGGCACGGAGGCTCCGACATCCACCCCCGTCGCCTTTGACGAGGAGCTGCACGACGAACTGCTCGCCATGCTGGAGCGGGACCAGGCCGGCCGTACCGGCGGCGTCGACAACGAGGGCGACCAGGCGCGCACGAATCGGCTCAAGGAGATCCTCGACGAGCACGGCTGGCCGACCTTCGACCTGGTCGGCGAGGACGGCGAGGATGCCGCGTGGGCGATCGCCCAGCACTCCGACCTGCAGCCGCAGGTGCAGGCCGAGGCCCTGGCGCTGCTCGAGGTGGCGGTCGAGCGCGGGCAGGCATCGCCCGGCAACCTCGCCTACCTGACCGACCGGGTCGCGGTGGGCGCGGGCAAGCAGCAGAGCTACGGCACGCAGGTGGGCTGCGGCCCGAACGGACCGGAGCCCGCAACACCGATCAAGGATGCCGACAACGTCGAGGCCCGCCGGGCGGCAGCCGACCTCGAGTCGCTCGCCGACTACCTCGAGGAGATGGCCGCGATCTGTGCGGAGGACTGA